The Leishmania major strain Friedlin complete genome, chromosome 28 genome includes a region encoding these proteins:
- a CDS encoding putative RNA binding protein rbp16 yields the protein MFRVSSVSRIAPSLALLNTGKVVSWMSGRGFGFIEDNADKKQHFVHFSALQTETGGYRALAVDQEVEFEVASQDGRTRAENVTAPGGGKLPSGPRPPEGSPSGRGGFGGGRGRGRGGRNNNRQDRGGDRDGGRQNNNFSDEF from the coding sequence ATGTTCCGTGTTTCCTCTGTTTCCCGCATTGCGCCATCCCTGGCGTTGCTGAACACCGGCAAGGTCGTCTCGTGGATGAGCGGCCGTGGCTTTGGCTTCATCGAGGACAATGCGGACAAGAAGCAGCACTTTGTCCACTTCTCTGCACTCCAGACGGAGACGGGAGGCTACCGCGCGCTCGCGGTTGATCAGGAGGTCGAGTTCGAGGTGGCGTCGCAGGATGGGCGTACTCGCGCTGAGAACGTGACAGCCCCCGGTGGCGGCAAGCTCCCCTCTGGCCCACGCCCGCCGGAGGGCTCCCCAAGCGGTCGTGGTGGCTTCGGCGGTGGCCGTGGTCGTGGCCGTGGTGGCCGCAACAACAACCGCCAGGACCGCGGAGGGGATCGCGATGGCGGCCGTCAAAACAACAACTTCAGCGATGAGTTCTAG
- a CDS encoding putative minichromosome maintenance (MCM) complex subunit, giving the protein MRPSRDRDAARRKRRRAPEDEVDATGPHPPRREEVEDDDDADHSSGDEANDEEGEDLYGENFMQDYLQPDEESEVAEDEVGEDNDWIADDDSSVSEISEGGRIAVDELLERRREKEEALAEERRQLQEGIFSDVDDDDDDDASWASEEGAGGLTRIRGAAAGDQGGDIDHGEDAGYGDPNDEAYVRGDLEAMNFNWRQPQGELVEWLAQELPRRVIKNRIYNFYYNYIVNDVSVYEEKVNAMTRENDKSFQLSYDHLSRVYDSVLALWLVDAPDPMIELLEEAANYFTFKVYPQYRKVHSHIFVRICDLPLCDPIRDFRQVHMNVLVRVEGVVIRRSPVYPQMDAVKYDCARCSYIIGPIYQRGDKEQRVSMCPSCHSKGPFRVNMRLTEYRNHQTIVLQEPPGKVPPGRLPRSLEVVLTNDLIDRAKPGEEVDVTGIYRNNFDPLLNSRQGFPVFTTVLHANNVIRRTTELGMLRLPDDERQRIIELSKSPNIRKKLLQSIAPSIHGRDDIKLGLLLAMMGAVPKDIGGDQSHRIRGDINVLMVGDPGCAKSQFLKFVEKTADRTVFTTGRGSTAVGLTASVHKDSVNGDFVLEGGALVIADRGCCLIDEFDKMSDQDRTSIHEAMEQQTISVARGGIVTTLSARCCIIAAANPMGGRYDPSTSFDANVSLTTPILSRFDLLFVVRDEVNVELDERLATFICDSHMRNHPRTQEETRLLQRDRHEELSRLRYALENATTEGEREECEEQLRRLRESLEDSSRFEDDDPDSDKPLPQALLRKYILFAKSHCFPRISNIDPDTIARLYVELRQESKHGGIAITVRHMESVIRLSEAHARVHLREYVTDEDVTAAVSLFLRCFIQTQKYSLRSAMEARFRKFLESDTESLPLIRHRIKVAVQTVRQFERQLSGGVEPTQVRIDVSELDYYTANVSQEALNAFYESAEFRREYRLIRDPVTHAPLQIEHSLA; this is encoded by the coding sequence ATGCGGCCCTCGAGAGACCGGGACGCCGCTCGCCGCAAACGGCGCCGCGCGCCAGAGGACGAGGTCGATGCCACAGGCCCGCACCCACCGAGGCGAGAGGAGGTTgaggacgacgatgacgcggACCACTCCTCCGGTGACGAAGCcaacgacgaggagggggaggactTGTACGGGGAGAACTTCATGCAGGACTATCTCCAGCCGGAtgaggagagcgaggtggCCGAAGATGAAGTTGGCGAGGACAACGACTGGATcgcagacgacgacagcTCCGTTTCCGAGATCTCCGAGGGCGGCCGCATCGCTGTAGACGAGCTGCTTGAGCGCCGTcgggagaaagaggaggcgctagccgaggagcggcggcagctgcaggaagGCATCTTCAGCGAcgtggacgacgacgatgacgatgatGCGTCGTGGGCTTCCGAGGAGGGCGCGGGCGGTTTGACACGAATTAGgggcgccgcggctggcgaTCAAGGCGGCGACATCGATCACGGAGAGGACGCCGGCTACGGCGATCCCAACGACGAGGCCTACGTGCGTGGAGACCTGGAGGCAATGAATTTCAACTGGCGGCAGCCACAGGGGGAGCTGGTGGAGTGGCTTGCGCAGGAGCTGCCTCGTCGTGTGATTAAGAACCGCATCTACAACTTCTACTACAACTACATCGTGAACGACGTCAGCGTCTACGAGGAGAAGGTGAACGCCATGACGCGCGAAAACGACAAGAGTTTTCAGCTGAGCTACGATCATCTGAGCCGCGTGTACGACAGCGTTCTCGCGCTGTGGCTGGTGGACGCTCCAGATCCGATGATCGAGCTACTGGAAGAAGCTGCCAACTACTTCACCTTCAAAGTGTACCCGCAGTATCGTAAGGTGCACTCGCACATCTTTGTTCGGATTTGCGACCTGCCCTTGTGCGATCCGATCCGCGACTTTCGCCAGGTGCACATGAATGTGCTCGTAcgggtggagggggtggtgatTCGCCGCTCGCCGGTGTACCCGCAGATGGACGCCGTCAAGTACGACTGCGCGCGGTGCTCCTACATTATCGGACCCATCTACCAGCGCGGCGACAAGGAGCAGCGCGTGAGCATGTGCCCCAGCTGCCACAGCAAGGGTCCGTTCCGCGTGAACATGCGCCTGACGGAGTACCGCAACCATCAAACCATAGTTCTGCAGGAGCCCCCTGGCAAGGTACCGCCtgggcggctgccgcgcagctTGGAGGTGGTGCTGACGAACGACCTCATTGATCGCGCGAAACctggcgaggaggtggacgtGACGGGAATATACCGCAACAACTTCGATCCGTTGCTCAACAGTCGTCAAGGCTTTCCCGTCTTCACAACCGTGCTGCACGCGAACAACGTTATCCGGCGCACCACGGAGCTGGGCATGCTTCGGCTGCCAGATGATGAACGACAACGCATTATCGAGCTCAGTAAGTCGCCCAACATTCGAAAGAAGCTCTTACAGTCCATTGCGCCGAGCATCCACGGCCGCGACGACATCAAGCtcgggctgctgctggccatGATGGGTGCAGTGCCAAAGGACATCGGCGGCGATCAGTCGCATCGCATTCGTGGCGACATCAACGTCCTCATGGTTGGCGATCCCGGCTGCGCAAAGTCGCAGTTTCTCAAGTTCGTTGAGAAAACGGCCGACCGCACAGTCTTCACGACTGGCCGCGGCTCCACCGCTGTGGGTCTGACGGCATCCGTGCACAAGGACAGCGTCAACGGTGACTTCGTGCTGGAGGGCGGTGCCCTCGTCATTGCGgaccgcggctgctgcctcaTTGACGAGTTCGACAAAATGTCTGACCAAGATCGAACGTCGATCCATGAAGCTATGGAACAGCAGACGATCTCGGTGGCGCGCGGTGGCATTGTGACGACGCTGtccgcgcgctgctgcatcatcGCGGCGGCGAATCCGATGGGCGGCCGCTACGACCCCTCTACCTCGTTCGACGCGAACGTGAGTCTGACCACACCGATCCTCTCCCGCTTCGACCTGCTGTTTGTGGTGCGGGATGAGGTGAACGTCGAGTTGGACGAGCGGCTTGCGACGTTTATCTGTGACTCGCACATGCGCAACCACCCGCGAACGCAGGAGGAGACGCGGCTTCTGCAGCGCGACAGGCACGAGGAGCTATCGAGGTTGCGTTACGCGCTGGAGAACGCGACAACAGAGGGCGAGCGCGAGGAGtgcgaggagcagctgcggcgcctgcgcgagAGCCTCGAGGATTCTTCCCGCTTCGAGGACGACGACCCAGACAGCGACAAGCCGCTCCCGCAAGCCTTGCTGCGCAAGTACATCCTGTTCGCGAAGAGCCACTGCTTTCCCCGCATCTCCAACATCGACCCCGACACCATCGCGCGTCTCTATgtggagctgcggcaggaaTCGAAGcacggcggcatcgccatcACAGTGCGGCACATGGAATCCGTCATTCGCCTCTccgaggcgcacgcgcgggTGCACCTTCGGGAATACGTGACCGACGAGGACGTCACCGCGGCCgtctcgctctttctccgcTGCTTCATACAGACACAGAAGTACAGTCTACGCAGCGCGATGGAGGCACGCTTCCGCAAGTTCCTCGAATCCGACACGGAAAGTCTACCACTCATTCGCCACCGCATCAAGGTGGCAGTGCAGACGGTGCGCCAGTTCGAGCGCCAGCTCTCTGGTGGGGTGGAGCCGACCCAAGTGCGCATCGACGTATCGGAGCTTGACTACTACACAGCAAACGTGTCTCAAGAGGCCCTCAACGCCTTCTATGAGAGCGCGGAGTTCAGGAGGGAGTACCGGCTGATTCGAGACCCCGTGACGCACGCGCCTCTGCAGATTGAGCACTCGCTGGCGTGA